A window of Aeromicrobium sp. Root236 contains these coding sequences:
- a CDS encoding serine/threonine-protein kinase, producing the protein MPDPLATSPNPPSVVPVEQRFELLGRIGAGNHGVVFRARDSQLQREVAIKRFSHFLADDPRAMRRITREVATLARVSHPNVVTVHDLVHMTDGDGEVTPHLVMELVEGTSLRELLATSGPSLRSVLVVRGVLDGLAACHQADILHLDIKPANVLVTQRGGVKIVDFGIARAASDTTATVAGTPHYMAPEQFDGKADERSDIYSVGCLLYECLTGTPPFEGTMAAQLLAHRNHPRPDPRARVPQVPAALAAVVMRAMAIDPSARYQSVTEMLSALATVDLGELDALATSSAPDVLSTSSRINSVLEPVERTPSGPLVTRVTRLKAYVVGLALSAFIVALMPGLAWLLSELVASDYRPPAMQNSAATAWWTLAVAIAGLYLFVRRRAFLASIGGPAVGQPQPGRVVDRSMRSGLRTAAGAALRGSLPILFPWYVLLIAQLAKGVGVEWPNDLFSSGWDVAWVLMPAAAVALVLRGVSRLRLRFGSLLMAMVHLGGAGAAAVLFVSYPLAL; encoded by the coding sequence ATGCCAGATCCTCTCGCCACGTCGCCGAACCCGCCCAGCGTCGTCCCGGTCGAGCAGCGCTTCGAGCTGCTGGGTCGCATCGGCGCGGGCAACCACGGCGTCGTGTTCCGCGCCCGCGACAGCCAGCTGCAGCGCGAGGTCGCGATCAAGCGGTTCTCGCACTTCCTCGCCGACGACCCGCGCGCGATGCGCCGCATCACCCGTGAGGTCGCGACGCTGGCGCGGGTGTCGCACCCCAACGTCGTGACGGTGCACGACCTGGTGCACATGACCGACGGCGACGGCGAGGTCACGCCGCACCTCGTCATGGAGCTCGTCGAGGGCACCTCGCTGCGTGAGCTGCTGGCCACCAGCGGTCCCAGCCTGCGCTCGGTGCTCGTGGTCCGTGGCGTGCTCGATGGGCTCGCCGCCTGCCACCAGGCCGACATCCTGCACCTCGACATCAAGCCCGCCAACGTCCTGGTGACGCAGCGCGGGGGAGTCAAGATCGTGGACTTCGGCATCGCCCGTGCCGCCTCCGACACCACGGCGACGGTCGCCGGCACGCCGCACTACATGGCGCCGGAGCAGTTCGACGGCAAGGCCGACGAGCGCAGCGACATCTACTCCGTCGGCTGCCTGCTGTACGAGTGCCTCACCGGCACACCGCCCTTCGAGGGCACGATGGCGGCGCAGCTGTTGGCGCACCGCAACCACCCTCGTCCCGATCCTCGTGCGCGCGTGCCGCAGGTGCCGGCCGCGCTCGCTGCCGTGGTCATGCGGGCGATGGCGATCGACCCGTCCGCCCGCTACCAGAGCGTCACGGAGATGCTGTCGGCGCTGGCCACGGTGGACCTCGGCGAGCTGGACGCCCTTGCGACAAGCTCAGCGCCCGATGTCCTTTCGACAAGCTCAAGGATCAATTCGGTCCTTGAGCCTGTCGAAAGGACACCATCGGGACCCCTCGTCACCCGGGTGACACGGCTCAAGGCGTACGTCGTCGGGCTCGCGCTCAGTGCCTTCATCGTCGCGCTGATGCCCGGCCTGGCCTGGTTGCTCAGCGAGCTGGTGGCGTCGGACTACCGCCCACCGGCGATGCAGAACAGCGCGGCGACCGCCTGGTGGACGTTGGCCGTGGCAATCGCCGGCCTCTATCTCTTCGTACGCCGCCGTGCCTTCCTCGCGTCGATCGGCGGACCGGCCGTCGGCCAGCCGCAGCCGGGTCGCGTCGTCGACCGGTCGATGCGTTCGGGCCTGAGGACCGCCGCCGGTGCCGCCCTGCGTGGCTCGCTGCCGATCCTGTTCCCTTGGTACGTCCTCCTGATCGCCCAGCTCGCGAAGGGTGTCGGCGTGGAGTGGCCCAACGACCTCTTCAGCTCCGGCTGGGACGTCGCGTGGGTGCTCATGCCGGCCGCGGCGGTGGCGCTGGTGCTGCGCGGCGTCTCGCGGCTCAGGCTCCGATTCGGATCGCTGCTGATGGCGATGGTGCACCTCGGCGGTGCCGGCGCTGCAGCCGTGTTGTTCGTCTCGTACCCGCTCGCGCTCTGA